From the Diospyros lotus cultivar Yz01 chromosome 13, ASM1463336v1, whole genome shotgun sequence genome, one window contains:
- the LOC127789091 gene encoding polygalacturonase-1 non-catalytic subunit beta-like isoform X5, with protein MRPPIICIFFFLYLLHLSFNFNVAGAGDSSGKTAGGNPFTPKAYLIRYWKKEVSCDLPKPWFLLNKASPMSAEESARFSKLADQNALSSQLSSFCTAANLLCPPDLSPSLEKHDPNANFAMYSNKNFSNYGTDRLVGVDSFKNYSDGENVVEGSFQGYSRHSTAHKERFSNYAPDSNFVDRMTFNTYAAAATGGAGEFTGYNQGSNLPNLQFTSYSADGNAHSQSFTTYTETANAGVESFASYGKNENAAQNEFRSYGEHSNVMGSSFNGYGESANAATDTFTSYGSDGNIPANRFKNYGEGGNRPIETFKNYRDLANIGDDSFQSYGKKSNAARLNFLNYGQYTTAGTESFAGYGEGASGQAVAFKIYGAANNFTDYANKKAVSFASYTNRSSAELTSMAATGNGKVVNRWVEPGKFFREKMLKPGTVMSMPDIRDKMRKRSFLPRSIWSKLPFSTSKLAELKRIFHAGEGSTMEKILSEALSECERAPSRGETKRCVGSAEDMIDFAVSVLGRNVMVRTTANTEGSRKDVMIGSVKGINGGKLTKSVSCHQSLFPNLLYYCHSVPQVRVYEADLLDPKSKSKINHGVAICHVDTSAWSPGHGAFVALGSGPGKIEVCHWIFENDMAWTTAD; from the exons ATGAGACCTCCGATCatctgcatcttcttcttcctgtaCCTCCTCCACCTATCTTTCAATTTCAAT GTTGCCGGCGCCGGCGATAGCTCCGGCAAGACGGCCGGAGGAAATCCGTTTACTCCCAAGGCCTATCTCATTCGTTACTGGAAGAAAGAGGTGTCCTGCGACTTGCCAAAACCCTGGTTCCTTCTCAACAAGGCCTCGCCAATGAGCGCCGAGGAATCGGCCAGATTCTCCAAACTCGCCGATCAGAACGCGCTTTCCTCCCAGCTCTCCTCGTTCTGTACCGCCGCGAACTTGCTCTGCCCCCCCGATCTATCGCCCAGTCTGGAGAAGCACGACCCGAACGCCAACTTCGCCATGTATTCCAACAAGAACTTCTCAAACTACGGCACCGACCGGCTCGTCGGAGTCGACTCGTTCAAGAACTACTCCGACGGAGAGAATGTCGTAGAAGGCTCGTTCCAGGGGTACAGCCGTCACTCGACGGCTCACAAGGAGCGGTTTTCTAACTACGCACCCGACTCCAACTTCGTCGACCGGATGACTTTCAACACAtacgccgccgccgccaccggCGGCGCCGGCGAGTTCACCGGCTACAACCAAGGATCCAATCTCCCGAACCTCCAGTTCACCTCCTATTCCGCCGACGGAAACGCACATAGCCAGTCGTTCACTACATACACAGAAACGGCCAATGCCGGCGTTGAATCCTTCGCGAGCTACGGGAAGAACGAGAATGCCGCTCAGAATGAGTTCAGAAGCTACGGGGAGCACTCGAACGTGATGGGCTCGTCCTTCAATGGCTACGGCGAGTCGGCGAATGCCGCCACCGACACATTCACTTCATACGGCTCGGATGGTAATATACCGGCGAACAGATTCAAAAATTACGGCGAAGGCGGTAACCGGCCGATTGAGACATTCAAGAATTACAGAGATCTGGCAAATATCGGCGACGATTCGTTCCAGTCATACGGGAAGAAATCGAACGCGGCGAGACTCAATTTCCTGAACTATGGACAATACACCACTGCAGGGACCGAGAGTTTCGCCGGATACGGCGAGGGAGCTTCCGGCCAGGCCGTCGCATTCAAGATCTACGGAGCTGCCAACAACTTCACCGACTATGCGAATAAGAAGGCCGTCTCGTTCGCCAGTTACACAAACAGAAGCTCCGCTGAATTGACATCAATGGCGGCAACTGGAAATGGCAAAGTTGTAAATAGGTGGGTGGAGCCGGGCAAATTCTTCCGGGAGAAAATGCTGAAGCCTGGGACTGTGATGTCAATGCCAGACATTCGCGATAAAATGCGGAAAAGGTCGTTTTTGCCCCGGTCGATTTGGTCGAAATTACCGTTCTCGACCTCGAAGCTCGCCGAGCTGAAACGAATCTTCCACGCCGGCGAGGGCTCGACCATGGAAAAAATTCTGTCGGAGGCGCTGAGCGAGTGCGAGAGAGCGCCGAGCCGAGGCGAGACCAAGCGCTGCGTCGGCTCGGCTGAGGACATGATCGACTTTGCCGTCTCCGTGCTCGGCCGGAACGTGATGGTCCGTACAACGGCGAACACGGAGGGGTCAAGGAAGGACGTGATGATCGGATCGGTCAAGGGAATCAACGGCGGCAAACTCACCAAATCGGTCTCATGTCATCAGAGCCTGTTCCCGAACCTACTATATTATTGTCACTCGGTCCCGCAGGTTCGGGTCTACGAAGCGGATCTTCTCGACCCGAAATCGAAATCCAAGATCAACCACGGTGTTGCCATATGCCACGTGGACACGTCGGCGTGGAGTCCGGGTCATGGAGCCTTTGTGGCTCTGGGTTCGGGTCCGGGCAAGATTGAGGTCTGCCACTGGATCTTTGAGAATGACATGGCCTGGACTACTGCTGATTAA
- the LOC127789091 gene encoding polygalacturonase-1 non-catalytic subunit beta-like isoform X4: MRPPIICIFFFLYLLHLSFNFNVAGAGDSSGKTAGGNPFTPKAYLIRYWKKEVSCDLPKPWFLLNKASPMSAEESARFSKLADQNALSSQLSSFCTAANLLCPPDLSPSLEKHDPNANFAMYSNKNFSNYGTDRLVGVDSFKNYSDGENVVEGSFQGYSRHSTAHKERFSNYAPDSNFVDRMTFNTYAAAATGGAGEFTGYNQGSNLPNLQFTSYSADGNAHSQSFTTYTETANAGVESFASYGKNENAAQNEFRSYGEHSNVMGSSFNGYGESANAATDTFTSYGSDGNIPANRFKNYGEGGNRPIETFKNYRDLANIGDDSFQSYGKKSNAARLNFLNYGQYTTAGTESFAGYGEGASGQAVAFKIYGAANNFTDYANKKAVSFASYTNRSSAELTSMAATGNGKVVNRWVEPGKFFREKMLKPGTVMSMPDIRDKMRKRSFLPRSIWSKLPFSTSKLAELKRIFHAGEGSTMEKILSEALSECERAPSRGETKRCVGSAEDMIDFAVSVLGRNVMVRTTANTEGSRKDVMIGSVKGINGGKLTKSVSCHQSLFPNLLYYCHSVPQVRVYEADLLDPKSKSKINHGVAICHVDTSAWSPGHGAFVALGSGPGKIEVCHWIFENDMTWTTAD; this comes from the exons ATGAGACCTCCGATCatctgcatcttcttcttcctgtaCCTCCTCCACCTATCTTTCAATTTCAAT GTTGCCGGCGCCGGCGATAGCTCCGGCAAGACGGCCGGAGGAAATCCGTTTACTCCCAAGGCCTATCTCATTCGTTACTGGAAGAAAGAGGTGTCCTGCGACTTGCCAAAACCCTGGTTCCTTCTCAACAAGGCCTCGCCAATGAGCGCCGAGGAATCGGCCAGATTCTCCAAACTCGCCGATCAGAACGCGCTTTCCTCCCAGCTCTCCTCGTTCTGTACCGCCGCGAACTTGCTCTGCCCCCCCGATCTATCGCCCAGTCTGGAGAAGCACGACCCGAACGCCAACTTCGCCATGTATTCCAACAAGAACTTCTCAAACTACGGCACCGACCGGCTCGTCGGAGTCGACTCGTTCAAGAACTACTCCGACGGAGAGAATGTCGTAGAAGGCTCGTTCCAGGGGTACAGCCGTCACTCGACGGCTCACAAGGAGCGGTTTTCTAACTACGCACCCGACTCCAACTTCGTCGACCGGATGACTTTCAACACAtacgccgccgccgccaccggCGGCGCCGGCGAGTTCACCGGCTACAACCAAGGATCCAATCTCCCGAACCTCCAGTTCACCTCCTATTCCGCCGACGGAAACGCACATAGCCAGTCGTTCACTACATACACAGAAACGGCCAATGCCGGCGTTGAATCCTTCGCGAGCTACGGGAAGAACGAGAATGCCGCTCAGAATGAGTTCAGAAGCTACGGGGAGCACTCGAACGTGATGGGCTCGTCCTTCAATGGCTACGGCGAGTCGGCGAATGCCGCCACCGACACATTCACTTCATACGGCTCGGATGGTAATATACCGGCGAACAGATTCAAAAATTACGGCGAAGGCGGTAACCGGCCGATTGAGACATTCAAGAATTACAGAGATCTGGCAAATATCGGCGACGATTCGTTCCAGTCATACGGGAAGAAATCGAACGCGGCGAGACTCAATTTCCTGAACTATGGACAATACACCACTGCAGGGACCGAGAGTTTCGCCGGATACGGCGAGGGAGCTTCCGGCCAGGCCGTCGCATTCAAGATCTACGGAGCTGCCAACAACTTCACCGACTATGCGAATAAGAAGGCCGTCTCGTTCGCCAGTTACACAAACAGAAGCTCCGCTGAATTGACATCAATGGCGGCAACTGGAAATGGCAAAGTTGTAAATAGGTGGGTGGAGCCGGGCAAATTCTTCCGGGAGAAAATGCTGAAGCCTGGGACTGTGATGTCAATGCCAGACATTCGCGATAAAATGCGGAAAAGGTCGTTTTTGCCCCGGTCGATTTGGTCGAAATTACCGTTCTCGACCTCGAAGCTCGCCGAGCTGAAACGAATCTTCCACGCCGGCGAGGGCTCGACCATGGAAAAAATTCTGTCGGAGGCGCTGAGCGAGTGCGAGAGAGCGCCGAGCCGAGGCGAGACCAAGCGCTGCGTCGGCTCGGCTGAGGACATGATCGACTTTGCCGTCTCCGTGCTCGGCCGGAACGTGATGGTCCGTACAACGGCGAACACGGAGGGGTCAAGGAAGGACGTGATGATCGGATCGGTCAAGGGAATCAACGGCGGCAAACTCACCAAATCGGTCTCATGTCATCAGAGCCTGTTCCCGAACCTACTATATTATTGTCACTCGGTCCCGCAGGTTCGGGTCTACGAAGCGGATCTTCTCGACCCGAAATCGAAATCCAAGATCAACCACGGTGTTGCCATATGCCACGTGGACACGTCGGCGTGGAGTCCGGGTCATGGAGCCTTTGTGGCTCTGGGTTCGGGTCCGGGCAAGATTGAG
- the LOC127788748 gene encoding uncharacterized protein LOC127788748, producing the protein MNRYPNILGGILNIEEEDDDQLDMLYDSTRRSEGSNRGRVRRHRGSVPGRRTINRGRVEGHERLYHDYFATPCVYEGFFRRRFRMSRHLFLRIANEVEQHDPYFIQTIDAVGVLGLSSIQKITAAYRILAYGTPVDFVDEYIRIGENTAILSLRRFVKAIIAVFDDHYLRPPNNSDITRLLQIGEQRGFPGMLGSIDCMHWKWKNCPTAWQGMYTGHCHEPTIILEAVASQDLWIWHAFFGLPGSLNDINVLDRSPIFSLLANGHAPPVNYTINGHEYTMVYYLTDGIYPNWSTFVKTIPCPQGLKKKHFAKGQESARKDVERAFEVLQARFAIVRGPVRFWDEQTLADIMKACIIMHNMVIEDEGDIGNNDFDGSNANPPVEVSHAYTPELEDFMQTHCQIRDIVTHSQLQSDLIEHLWELHGEE; encoded by the coding sequence ATGAATCGTTATCCTAATATTTTAGGAGGGATCCTCAatattgaggaagaagatgatgatcaaTTAGATATGCTGTATGATTCAACCAGAAGATCAGAAGGATCTAATCGTGGACGGGTAAGAAGGCATCGTGGTTCTGTTCCAGGCCGTAGAACAATTAATCGTGGTAGAGTTGAAGGCCACGAAAGACTCTATCATGACTATTTTGCAACCCCTTGTGTATATGAAGGGTTTTTTCGAAGGAGATTCCGAATGAGTCGTCATCTTTTTCTTCGAATTGCAAATGAAGTTGAACAACACGATCCATATTTCATCCAAACAATAGATGCTGTTGGAGTTCTTGGTTTGTCATCCATTCAGAAGATAACAGCTGCTTATAGAATTCTTGCTTACGGAACACCGGTAGATTTTGTGGATGAATACATCAGAATTGGAGAAAATACTGCCATACTTAGTCTAAGAAGGTTTGTGAAAGCTATTATTGCAGTGTTTGACGACCATTACTTGAGGCCACCAAACAATAGCGATATTACTCGATTGCTACAGATAGGGGAACAACGTGGCTTTCCCGGCATGTTAGGGAGTATTGATTGCATGCATTGGAAGTGGAAAAATTGTCCAACCGCATGGCAAGGTATGTATACTGGTCATTGTCATGAACCAACAATCATTTTGGAAGCTGTGGCTTCTCAAGATCTTTGGATATGGCATGCATTTTTTGGGCTTCCTGGTTCGCTGAATGACATAAATGTTCTAGATAGGTCCcctattttttcattattagcAAATGGTCATGCTCCTCCAGTAAACTATACAATTAATGGCCATGAGTATACAATGGTATATTATTTAACTGATGGTATTTATCCAAACTGGTCGACATTTGTAAAAACAATTCCCTGCCCACAAGGTTTGAAGAAAAAACATTTTGCTAAAGGACAAGAGTCAGCAAGAAAAGATGTAGAGCGGGCATTTGAGGTACTTCAAGCCCGTTTTGCAATCGTGCGTGGACCAGTACGCTTTTGGGATGAACAAACACTTGCAGATATTATGAAAGCGTGCATAATAATGCATAACATGGTCATTGAGGATGAAGGAGATATTGGTAACAATGACTTTGATGGAAGTAATGCAAATCCACCTGTAGAAGTGTCGCATGCCTATACGCCAGAATTGGAAGACTTCATGCAAACCCATTGTCAGATTAGGGACATTGTAACTCATTCTCAACTACAATCAGATCTTATCGAGCATTTGTGGGAACTCCATGGCGAAGaataa
- the LOC127788749 gene encoding glutathione S-transferase T3-like, whose translation MTDTIRRRPRLVRSCKTAIVKAKELPMDSQFDGSFTDLLMSNTDLYDDTMRSNPAILASVQDEVVLKVRKSQRTKNFSQEEDKLIVSAWLNTSKDAITGNEQQGGAFWNRILKYLELHGGNQEERSQASFKNRWTDINAKCVKFVGFYSQIERLRQSGHTEQNNVDEAKEMFAKIIRRPFQYEHCWNILKMERKWTDNLTSNKRAKTHSTGSPTESNHVESCYSTPHLGDDIEPSSTPNLNRPLGRKVSKKQFKNKEKQTGAEDILDYHHWNQRMEVERQKAERHEKMFAQ comes from the exons aTGGATTCTCAATTTGACGGTTCTTTCACTGATTTGCTTATGAGTAACACCGATTTATATGATGATACTATGCGGTCCAATCCCGCAATATTGGCGTCAGTACAAGATGAAGTCGTTCTAAAAGTGAGAAAATCGCAAAGAACAAAGAACTTCtctcaagaagaagataaattaattgTATCTGCGTGGCTTAACACGAGTAAAGATGCAATTACTGGAAATGAACAACAAGGTGGTGCTTTCTGGAATAGAATATTGAAATACTTAGAACTTCATGGAGGCAATCAAGAAGAACGTTCGCAAGCTTCTTTTAAAAATCGTTGGACTGATATAAATGCAAAATGTGTCAAATTTGTCGGTTTTTATAGTCAAATTGAAAGACTGCGACAAAGTGGACACACCGAGCAAAATAAT GTTGATGAAGCTAAAGAAATGTTTGCTAAGATTATTAGAAGACCATTTCAATACGAGCATtgttggaatatcttgaaaatgGAGCGGAAATGGACTGATAATCTCACTAGCAACAAAAGAGCAAAAACCCATTCAACTGGTAGTCCTACTGAATCAAATCATGTTGAATCTTGTTATTCAACTCCACATTTAGGGGATGACATTGAACCATCGTCTACTCCCAACCTCAATAGGCCATTGGGTAGAAAAGTTTCgaagaaacaatttaaaaataaagagaagcaAACCGGGGCTGAAGATATACTAGATTATCACCACTGGAATCAAAGAATGGAAGTGGAACGACAAAAAGCGGAGCGACATGAGAAAATGTTTGCTCAATAA